In Gadus morhua chromosome 9, gadMor3.0, whole genome shotgun sequence, the sequence AGCAGCTCCACCTTCCCCATCAGCTCGTTGGTCGCATGCTTGGCCTGCAGCCAGGCCTGGGACGCCTCCTGCACATGCCTGCACCCCCAAATACAGCGTGCTGGTCAAACAATGCGCCTGTACCACCCTTTAGGTTTGGTTACTCAATGTAATTAATAGGAAATAGAAGCCTTTTAGAGTTAGTTTACCTGCCCATTACTGATGGAAGGCCCTGGTCTAGCGGTAGGTCTAAAGTGAATATCTGAAGAAGCAGTGCCAGAGTTATGGTTCACATTTGGAGTTGGTGTAATACAGTTGACTATAAGACCGTATTCAGGAATATGAGGAGATGTACGTGTCATTACCTCCAGGGGGTATTTGTCTGGGAAGCTGACCAATATAACAACTTCTTTAAGGTCAAATGGCTGTGGGTCAAAGCAACAGTCCAAGTAAGTATTCAATGCAATTATGCTGCTGTATAATATCATCAATTATATGAATACAAACATATACATTATTCTTTAAAGAGGTCCCTATTGGTCACAATTGATAGAAAAAGTGCAAAGTATACTTCGAATTACATTTATGTTAATAGCTTTTGATGAACAGGTACTGTTTGACTGAGCTTTACTTAACAATTACGATTAATATTATCTTAAATGTGTCACAATTCATCCCGCGTTAAAACTGTGGCTCCTCCTGTAACGTTGATTGTGTGTTATAAATGTCGTTGGTTAGTGTTTTACCCAGTCAGGATCAGTAGCTTCTACAGTGGCTCTATAAAAGGTTACTTGGCCGTCACCTCGCTCCTGAACCATAAGCTGATGTTTGGGAAAACGCTTCATCATCTGCTTTATCTCGGTGTCACGGAGCTCTTTGGTGACCTCCTCTGTAATGTCACCAAGCTTGACCTCCTGGAGATGGGTGACGGGAGGAGCAGGCGTCACTTTGGAGGGCCTGTGTTGAGCTTTAGGGGGAAACTGGTCATCCAGTGGGGGCATTGAGGGTGGATGCCAGAACCGGCATCTGTCTTCCATAGTACAGGAGCCGGAGAGAAAGTAGCGACATGTTCGACGGGTAGGTCCTCCACCCCTGGCTATAGAGCCCACCTTGCGCTCCATAGGTGGCTTTGGCTTATGGTCCATGTCCCCTTCAGTGACCATCATCGATCTGTCAGGCTGGTTGGTAAAAGACCCTTCCTCACACTCGTCTTGCTCTGTTCCCTGCTCTATCGTAGTAGGGTTCAGGTGAGAATCGCTCCTTTCGTGGACAAACCTGCACCTTTTGCCAAAGTTACAGCGTCTTCCCTGTGAGTAGAAGCGGCACAGGGTCCGGGTCTGGGGACCGGAGGAGGTCTGTGGACCGGAGGGGGTCTGGGGACCGGAGGGGGTCTGGGGACCGGAGGGGGTCTGTGGACCGGAGGAGGTCTGTGGACCGGAGGGGGTCTGTGGACCGGAGGGGGTCTGGGGACCGGAGGGGGTCTGTGGACCGGAGGGGGTCTGTGGACCGGAGGGGGTCTGGGGACCGGAGGAGGTCTGTGGACCAGAGGAAGGCTTGGCTTCACACAGGGTCCGAGCCTGGGGACCGGAGGAGGTCTGTGGACCAGAGGAGGTCTGTGGACCAGAGGAGGTCTCGGCTTCACTCTGTTTCTCCTTCTCGTCGCCTGCCATCGTTTCGAGGACTATACCTAAAGTATgataaacaaccacaactgaagCATAAGCATAGGCAGATGATCTTATTGTACGAGTTATAATATTTTGGTTATGATAGTACATTCTATTCTAGTACGTTCTATGACAGATCTTTGTTTACATCGATGTGATTGACAGTCCACTATTTGTAAACAACAGCCCTACCTCGGTTTAGTCCAGGATAGATGTCCAAAGCAAAGGCTTGAATCGATCGTAATGTGATAAGAACGATATGTATTTAAAGTTTCTTCCCTTAACTACGATAGCGACCAGGTTGTAAAAGAGAGGAATCACACTGGTCAAAGGTTTAAACGGCCAGTTTGATTAGCTTGAAATAAACCCGTAGGATTAAGTTGGTCGCCCCCTATAGTTTCGGGGTGCAACAACATCAAAAAACCCCAAAAAATGCTTACAAACTTAGCAATGTTTAAGGTTTTCATGTTCTCTATATATAGACGGTGTAAGATAGGATGCTTATAATATCATTTAGTTTCCATAAGGTTTTTATGGGGGGGTAATGACccttttttataaatatttgttataTCTGTAATAGCAATAGATAGTTATATGACATAAGCAGAGAATACTGTAATGCGAACATGGCAGGTTGTCTTTCTAAACgttaaaggttaaggttaaggttaaaGATGCTGTGGCGCATTGCAATACATGTACAGGACACTCATATTGAACCAACAGGATGCGATCCATGCGGGCCAACCGCGCACTCTAGTGGTCAACCTGATGTACAGCACCTAGAAACAGCACAACAGTCGTGCTGAATACGGGCAGTGCAGTTGAGTCGGTGGTTGACATGTTGAAATAGGATCCCTTTGACTTTGCATTTAACGATCTATTGACACCCCGGTTTAAGAAATGGGCGCTTGTGGTATCACCTCATCGAAGACGGCCTTGGTCTTCCTTAACCTGATCTTTTGGGTGAGTATTAAAGAGCTCGTATGATTTTGCGCCACAGAGCAGCTGCACTTTGTTTACAACGGGACGGTAGTAGAGGCATGCTGAATGATGATTGTTATCAGGTAGAGCCTACATTTGCACGGCTTGCGTTTTAAAGTCAATTTATTAAAGTATTCCATCTGCTTGTTTCTACCTACCATTAATGGTTGGTTTCCATTTAATCAGTTGTTATTTTCCCCGTTGCTATTTCTTGGACATGACTAATTGAGCACCGTGTCGTCTCTTGTTCCAGGCGGCTGCTGGGGTTCTGTGCTATGCTGGAGCGTATGTCTTCATAACATATGATGACTATGATCACTTCTTCGAAGACGTGTATACCCTTATCCCGGCTGCGGTTATCATTGGCGTCGGGGCACTTCTGTTCATCATTGGCCTCATCGGATGCTACTCAACAGTCCGGGAGAGTCCCTGTGGACTGGCATCTGTAAGTAGTTAAATGAGACTTCGGGAGCAACCAGGTATATCATGTTTCCACTAAATTAGTGGCTGCTAAATTTGTaaaagattttttatttttttggaattGTTTTTTAGGATGCCTTTATTTGAAACCCTCTAAACCTTttggaatgtgtgtgcgtgtgtgtgtgtattttttttttatattgtaaaaCTATTTATGGTTTGAATATCACATTATGATTATGTGTTTTGTCCTACAAACAGTCTGTATTGTGTCTTACTATCGACAGTTTGTCTTCATCCTGTTGCTGGTGTTCATGATAGAAGTGGCCGTTGTGGTTCTTGGATATGTTTACAGAGCAAAGGTGTGTATCTCAAGTCTATAATCAGTTACTCGCTGAGAATCAGTTACTATAGTTGAGCTTGTCTTAAATTTTCaaacaataaatataaaatgcCATTGTACCTCAAAGCTAAGTGAATATGTTTCTTTCTGTTAAGTATTaggcatgtgtttatgtttgtcaaACCTATTTACACACAAATAATGTTGGTTTCCAGGTTGAAGAACGTGTGAACAGTTCGATCCAGGGTGTGTACGATGAATACAATGGAACCAACAGTGATGCTGCTAGCCGTGCTATCGACTACGTGCAGAGACAGGTGACAACACTCACTCGCTCTGAACAAATttacattatcattattataaggTTGGAGACGTTCTCGGGGAACCAAGCTTTATTTCTTTCTGTAGCTCAAGTGTTGTGGGATCCACAACTACTCTGATTGGACACACACTCCGTGGTTTGAGGGTTCCAAGAATAACAGTGTACCGATCAGCTGCTGCAGACCGGATCTTGAAACCTGCACAGGGTCCCTGACCCGCACCGAGGACCTGTTCCAAGAGGTAAGGGCCCTTCAACCCTACTGCTGTGCCACACGTCAGGTCTGTCGTAGAGCCACTAGTGTTGTTGGCTGTCATTGAGTCATATCATAACGTCATTAACTAGAGATGATTTATCGTGAAAGAAAGTTTTTGTAGTTTCTAATGATTTAAATGATGATGGGAGGGTATAGCCTGACATTGCCAGACCAATTTGAAAATGTGTATTTGTCTGAGAATTCTGGTGATAAATGCTCCATCCCTTAATGATTGACTTTACTTTGCTGATTGTAGTCCTGAGACCTCTGTAGCTGGGATGTGATATTTGTTTGGTTGGTGACTGTGCGCCTACAGGGCTGTGAAGCTCTGGTTGTGAAGAGGCTGAAAGAGATCATGATGTATGTCATCCTGGCAGCAGTGACGTTTGCTACAATTCAGGTAAGGCGGTTTTGAAAAGCTTGGATTAACGGGTGTTGGAGAAGTTATGTGTGAACTAAAAAACCTCAGAAGCCACACAGATGGAAAGCTTGGCTGCATGACCTGTGGTCTGCTTGCCCAGCCCTTTTCTTCTAAGGGTCATAAATTATTGGCAGACTAAATCGGTTGATTCAAGAGTTCTCTTCATGTATAGGTTGTATAGGCTCTTATAAACATCTGCCTGTACTGACCGGCAGACACAAGCTGTATACGTTCTAAAAAGAGACGTCCATTTTGAAATGACATGACATCATTCTAATTAGTTTCTCTTCATCCTGCTATCATCTCAGTTTATTCCATCCTGTGATTGGAATAATCATTCATGACTTTGCTGTATTTTTTTGTATGCAAGTTGAGTGTCTAGTTTCATTGAGGCATCTTTACAAGTTAACTATACATATGGATTGGTTCAAATATGTAATTAGAAttcaacaaaacagaaaacTTGTGATGTGATTTGTGTCTGTCTTTTACAGATGCTGGGCATTCTGTGTGCTTGTGCCGTTCTGTGTCAAAGAAGGCCTGCATCGAACTATGACCGTCTCATCACCGGAGAAACATATGGGTGAAGAAGTTGTACatacacttacaaacacactcCTTTTAACATGCAAATAGAGTTGGTTTCTGTCTAGAATTGTATTCT encodes:
- the tspan3a gene encoding tetraspanin-3 gives rise to the protein MGACGITSSKTALVFLNLIFWAAAGVLCYAGAYVFITYDDYDHFFEDVYTLIPAAVIIGVGALLFIIGLIGCYSTVRESPCGLASFVFILLLVFMIEVAVVVLGYVYRAKVEERVNSSIQGVYDEYNGTNSDAASRAIDYVQRQLKCCGIHNYSDWTHTPWFEGSKNNSVPISCCRPDLETCTGSLTRTEDLFQEGCEALVVKRLKEIMMYVILAAVTFATIQMLGILCACAVLCQRRPASNYDRLITGETYG